A window from Primulina huaijiensis isolate GDHJ02 chromosome 11, ASM1229523v2, whole genome shotgun sequence encodes these proteins:
- the LOC140987839 gene encoding uncharacterized protein, translated as MDSPQSVVSPFKGSHVFVEPEKQNANVALVNSRFLTREINFQGKEASMYNLDEVVGVLEVYIHEARDIHNICIYQKQDVYAKLCLTNDPEDTVSTKIINGGGRNPVFNENLRLNVRKVDSSVKCEIWMLSRVRNYLEDQLLGFALVPVSDILLHDGKLKKEFSLSSTDLFHSPAGFVQLSISFDGAPPEVIPLSAQPKSVVNDSCVHDTEYVESIPCDLEKIEFPDPKITNENNKMVEEYFAMPCTTLDSQNSDNLVSSDSENHVRSEVEIKNEHGNSLSVATASSRPNPNIRSPSSSVSANGSSNASLPASSRSSDPPKDSKSLNEENPLPPKDDSKGKSANNLRSESNATIEVSDDAFLKPVVTVNIEPENKVDQQEIVDMYMKSMQQFTESLAKMKLPVDFESGPTSSENSSSDQRTPASKNSGSRVFYGSRAFF; from the coding sequence ATGGATTCTCCTCAGTCAGTGGTGTCACCGTTCAAGGGTTCTCATGTTTTTGTCGAGCCTGAGAAACAAAATGCTAATGTTGCTTTAGTAAACTCCAGGTTCCTGACGAGAGAAATCAATTTTCAAGGAAAGGAAGCCTCAATGTATAATTTAGACGAAGTTGTTGGTGTTTTGGAGGTCTACATACACGAAGCTAGGGACATCCACAACATATGCATCTACCAAAAGCAAGATGTTTATGCTAAATTATGTCTGACTAATGATCCTGAAGATACGGTTTCCACCAAAATCATTAATGGTGGTGGGAGAAATCCAGTATTTAACGAGAATCTTCGTCTTAATGTTCGGAAAGTTGATTCGTCCGTCAAATGTGAGATATGGATGCTAAGCAGGGTGAGGAATTATCTTGAAGATCAGTTGCTTGGATTCGCTTTGGTTCCAGTCTCTGATATTCTCCTGCACGATGGAAAGCTCAAAAAGGAGTTTTCTCTATCCTCGACTGATCTATTCCACTCACCTGCAGGGTTTGTGCAGTTATCTATCTCGTTTGATGGAGCTCCACCTGAAGTTATTCCGCTTTCTGCACAACCTAAGTCTGTGGTGAATGATTCCTGTGTGCATGACACTGAGTATGTAGAGTCTATTCCTTGTGACCTAGAGAAGATTGAGTTTCCCGATCCAAAAATCacaaacgaaaataataagatGGTTGAAGAGTATTTTGCAATGCCCTGTACGACATTGGATTCTCAAAATTCAGATAACCTGGTCAGTTCTGACAGTGAAAATCATGTAAGGTCGGAGGTTGAGATCAAGAATGAGCATGGGAATAGTTTGTCGGTGGCCACAGCAAGTTCAAGGCCTAATCCAAATATTCGTTCTCCTTCAAGCAGCGTTTCAGCAAATGGATCTTCAAATGCATCTCTTCCTGCGAGTTCTCGGTCTTCTGACCCTCCCAAGGATTCAAAATCTTTGAATGAGGAAAACCCTCTACCTCCTAAGGATGATTCAAAGGGAAAAAGTGCTAACAATTTAAGGTCTGAGAGTAACGCAACAATTGAGGTGTCTGATGATGCATTTTTAAAGCCTGTTGTTACCGTGAATATTGAACCAGAGAACAAGGTGGATCAGCAGGAGATTGTGGATATGTATATGAAGAGCATGCAGCAATTCACCGAGTCATTAGCCAAAATGAAGCTTCCAGTTGACTTTGAAAGCGGGCCTACTAGCTCCGAAAACTCGAGTTCAGATCAGAGAACACCGGCATCAAAGAACTCCGGATCTCGAGTGTTCTATGGCAGTAGAGCTTTTTTCTAA